In Arthrobacter sp. PAMC25284, a single genomic region encodes these proteins:
- a CDS encoding PEP/pyruvate-binding domain-containing protein: MHGSTRRSKREDSSVIDLADAGPDLIPLIGGKAAGLGGLIAAGLPVPPGFCITTAAYHRIAAAAEAAQLAGTSGGDPGAFADRTRESIAAVPVPEDLATAIRFAYARLGGGDGRDVPVAVRSSATAEDLPEASFAGQQDTYLNVTGADAVLDAVRRCWASLWTRRAVAYRHEHGVEQQTAGIAVIVQRMVEADISGVLFTANPLTGRRREAVIDAAPGLGDAVVSGAINPDHFVLDTASGTILERTAGTAGTAGTAGTATDPAPGRSLCLTDGQLRELAALGERAEQALGRPQDLEWSIDADGQVLALQSRPITTLYPVPDAALGENLSGGTRSYMNGSLMQGLTRPLTPMGCSVMEFLTVSYRAGVDRPGDPVPFRYLVVGMRLFVDVTELLRAKRSRRIIPRLMKLADARSVDVLEYLMADPRFAVARGRSGGNRLSARVVFKSLPQLAVLPYLPAAMIRPDAALERLRRAEEKFRRALVLEEPASATKRLDFVERVLGKDILPGLMMQLPPPAAGYAWLGIARWLLDGLAKPGDLEAVLRGLPGNVTTEMDLELWRTATLIRDDPDSAQEFGTGTPPELTRRYLDGSLPAAAQQGIAAFLGRYGHRAVAEIDLGVPRWAEDPSHILNVLANYLRVTDPKKTPDRQFARAEATAEERVKELSARARTKGTLRGRLVAHGLRQARQTAGLRESPKFALIMCFAEVRRQLAMVGKDLAAAGRISEPDDVFFLDLAEARVALRGADLREAVAERRHTYALEMRRRHIPRMLLSDGTDVEAALAARTPADDTLPPGTLRGAPASAGTVTGKARVILDPQGAHLEPGEILVAPSTDPGWTPLFLTAGAMVMEMGGPISHGAVVAREYGIPAVVGVPNATTRIRTGDVITVDGAAGTVRLGG, from the coding sequence GTGCACGGTTCAACCAGGCGGAGCAAGCGCGAAGACAGCAGTGTGATCGATCTGGCCGATGCCGGGCCGGACCTGATCCCCCTGATTGGCGGCAAGGCCGCGGGGCTGGGCGGTCTGATCGCCGCAGGCCTGCCCGTGCCGCCCGGTTTTTGCATCACAACGGCGGCTTATCATCGGATCGCGGCGGCGGCCGAAGCCGCACAGCTGGCGGGCACCTCCGGCGGGGATCCCGGCGCCTTCGCGGACCGGACCCGTGAGAGTATTGCCGCCGTCCCCGTCCCGGAGGATCTCGCCACTGCCATCCGCTTCGCCTACGCCCGGTTGGGCGGCGGCGACGGACGGGACGTCCCGGTGGCCGTGCGGTCCTCCGCGACGGCCGAAGACCTGCCCGAGGCGAGCTTCGCCGGCCAGCAGGACACGTACCTCAACGTGACCGGCGCGGACGCCGTCCTCGATGCGGTCAGGCGCTGCTGGGCCTCGTTGTGGACACGCCGGGCCGTGGCCTACCGGCACGAGCACGGCGTCGAGCAGCAAACTGCGGGCATCGCCGTCATTGTCCAACGGATGGTGGAGGCGGATATTTCCGGTGTGCTCTTTACCGCCAACCCGCTCACCGGCCGGCGCAGGGAAGCCGTGATCGACGCCGCCCCGGGCCTGGGCGACGCTGTTGTCAGCGGTGCCATCAACCCGGACCATTTTGTGCTCGACACCGCCAGCGGCACCATCCTTGAGCGCACCGCGGGCACCGCGGGCACCGCGGGCACCGCGGGCACCGCAACAGACCCCGCGCCGGGCCGCAGCCTGTGCCTGACGGACGGCCAGCTCCGTGAACTGGCAGCGCTGGGCGAGCGGGCCGAACAGGCCCTCGGCCGGCCCCAGGACCTGGAATGGTCCATCGATGCGGACGGACAGGTCCTGGCCCTCCAGTCCCGCCCCATCACCACCCTCTACCCCGTCCCGGACGCGGCTCTGGGGGAAAACCTCAGCGGCGGCACCCGCTCCTACATGAACGGCAGCCTGATGCAGGGCTTGACCCGCCCCCTGACGCCGATGGGGTGCTCCGTCATGGAGTTCCTGACTGTCAGCTACCGGGCCGGCGTCGACCGCCCGGGTGATCCCGTCCCGTTCCGTTACCTCGTGGTCGGCATGCGGCTTTTTGTGGACGTCACCGAACTCCTGCGCGCCAAGCGCAGCCGCCGGATCATCCCCCGGCTCATGAAGCTCGCAGATGCCCGTTCCGTAGACGTTCTGGAATACCTCATGGCCGATCCGCGGTTCGCCGTGGCCCGCGGCAGGAGCGGTGGAAACCGGCTGTCCGCGCGGGTGGTCTTCAAGTCCCTGCCGCAACTCGCGGTCCTCCCGTATCTGCCGGCGGCCATGATCCGGCCGGACGCTGCCCTGGAACGGCTCAGGCGGGCGGAGGAAAAGTTCCGGCGGGCGCTGGTGCTGGAAGAACCCGCCAGCGCCACCAAGCGCCTGGACTTCGTGGAACGAGTCCTCGGCAAGGACATCCTTCCCGGCCTCATGATGCAGCTTCCACCGCCGGCTGCCGGCTACGCATGGCTCGGGATTGCGCGCTGGCTCCTGGACGGGCTGGCCAAACCGGGTGACCTGGAAGCCGTGCTGCGGGGTTTGCCCGGCAACGTCACCACCGAGATGGACCTGGAGCTCTGGCGGACCGCCACCCTGATCCGGGATGACCCCGACTCGGCACAGGAATTCGGGACCGGCACGCCGCCGGAACTGACCCGCCGCTACCTCGACGGTTCGCTGCCGGCCGCCGCGCAGCAGGGAATCGCGGCGTTTCTGGGCCGTTACGGCCACCGCGCCGTGGCGGAAATCGACCTCGGCGTACCGCGCTGGGCTGAGGACCCGAGCCACATCCTCAACGTCCTGGCCAACTACCTGCGCGTGACGGATCCCAAAAAGACTCCGGACCGGCAGTTTGCCCGCGCAGAAGCCACCGCCGAGGAGCGGGTCAAGGAGCTCTCCGCCCGGGCCCGCACCAAGGGCACGCTCCGCGGCCGGCTGGTTGCCCACGGACTGCGCCAGGCCCGGCAGACCGCCGGCCTGCGTGAATCACCGAAGTTCGCGCTGATCATGTGCTTTGCCGAAGTCCGGCGCCAACTCGCAATGGTCGGCAAGGACCTCGCCGCCGCGGGCCGGATCAGCGAACCCGATGACGTGTTTTTCCTCGACCTGGCCGAGGCCCGGGTGGCGCTGCGCGGCGCGGACCTGCGCGAGGCCGTGGCCGAGCGCCGGCACACCTACGCCCTCGAAATGCGCCGCCGTCACATCCCCCGGATGCTGCTCTCGGACGGCACCGACGTTGAGGCGGCGCTGGCAGCCCGGACACCGGCGGACGATACCCTGCCGCCCGGAACGCTCAGGGGCGCCCCCGCCTCGGCCGGGACCGTCACGGGAAAGGCGCGGGTCATCCTTGACCCTCAGGGCGCGCATCTGGAACCGGGCGAAATCCTGGTGGCTCCGTCCACCGACCCCGGCTGGACCCCGCTGTTCCTCACCGCGGGCGCCATGGTGATGGAAATGGGCGGCCCCATCTCACACGGCGCCGTGGTGGCGCGCGAATATGGCATCCCCGCCGTCGTCGGCGTCCCGAATGCCACCACGCGCATCAGGACCGGCGACGTCATCACGGTGGACGGCGCCGCCGGAACGGTCAGGCTCGGCGGCTGA
- a CDS encoding hotdog fold thioesterase produces the protein MAELTISGDTHPILKDDHASEWMGIQVLSLGDGRATIRMTLRQEMLNGFGMAHGGMVFAFGDTAFALACNPAIPGSAPGPDAAGTITVAAGVDINFLKPAYRGQVLTAVANRRASAGRSGLYDIQIYAAAPGADTAPAASLAGISSAATAADIPPGELIAEFRGRSRTIAKK, from the coding sequence ATGGCTGAACTGACGATTTCCGGGGACACGCACCCGATCCTGAAGGATGACCATGCCTCCGAATGGATGGGCATCCAGGTGCTCTCACTGGGCGACGGCCGGGCCACCATCCGGATGACGCTCCGGCAGGAAATGCTGAACGGCTTCGGCATGGCCCACGGCGGCATGGTGTTCGCCTTCGGGGATACGGCCTTCGCCCTCGCCTGCAACCCGGCAATCCCAGGTTCTGCCCCCGGCCCTGACGCCGCCGGCACCATCACGGTGGCCGCCGGCGTCGACATCAACTTCCTCAAACCGGCCTACCGCGGCCAGGTCCTGACCGCCGTCGCGAACCGCCGTGCCAGTGCCGGCCGCAGCGGCCTGTACGACATCCAGATCTACGCCGCTGCCCCCGGCGCCGACACCGCGCCGGCCGCATCCCTTGCCGGCATCTCTTCCGCAGCCACCGCTGCGGACATCCCTCCAGGGGAACTCATCGCCGAGTTCCGCGGCCGCAGCCGAACCATCGCCAAGAAATAG
- a CDS encoding acetate kinase, giving the protein MLVLVINSGSSSLKYQVRDVEAGSVLAEGLIEKIGMGNGGGGDGEIEGPRDHAEALELVDAAIHEALGGQVFHAVGHRVVHGGERFAEPVLVDSEITRAIERLNPLAPLHNPAAVLGLRAIAQKWPELPQVAVFDTAFHRTLPEHAWRYAVPDELYTNHGIRRYGFHGTSHDYVSRQAAALLDVPVEEFDAVIAHLGNGASVTAIRAGQSIDTSMGFTPLEGLVMGTRSGDLDPSILVFLARAGWSPEDLDTMLNRQSGLKGLAGNNDMRSVVEAAEAGDAKAAMALAVASYRLAKYIGGYHVAVGGAKALVFTAGIGENSHQFRALVADRLGALGVELDSVLNLERSRDPRVISTPRSAIPVLVVPTDEERAIAEATAAVVNSGR; this is encoded by the coding sequence TTGCTCGTCCTCGTTATCAACTCCGGCTCGTCCTCGCTCAAGTACCAGGTCCGTGATGTCGAGGCGGGCAGCGTACTCGCCGAAGGCCTGATCGAGAAGATCGGGATGGGCAACGGAGGCGGTGGTGACGGCGAAATCGAGGGCCCCCGCGATCACGCCGAGGCGCTCGAACTGGTGGATGCGGCCATTCACGAGGCCCTCGGCGGGCAGGTGTTTCATGCTGTGGGTCACCGCGTGGTGCACGGCGGGGAACGCTTCGCTGAGCCGGTGCTGGTGGACAGCGAGATCACCCGCGCCATCGAACGCCTCAACCCGCTCGCGCCGCTGCATAACCCCGCCGCCGTCCTGGGCCTGCGCGCCATTGCGCAAAAATGGCCCGAGCTGCCGCAGGTGGCGGTCTTCGATACCGCATTCCACCGCACCTTGCCCGAGCACGCCTGGCGCTACGCCGTCCCGGACGAGCTCTACACCAACCACGGCATCCGCCGCTACGGCTTCCACGGCACCTCGCACGACTACGTCTCCCGTCAGGCAGCGGCGCTGCTGGACGTCCCGGTGGAAGAGTTCGACGCCGTGATCGCCCACCTCGGCAACGGCGCCTCCGTCACCGCCATCCGCGCCGGACAGTCCATCGACACCTCCATGGGCTTCACCCCGCTCGAAGGTCTTGTTATGGGCACACGCTCCGGCGACCTGGACCCGTCCATCCTTGTCTTCCTGGCCCGGGCCGGCTGGTCCCCTGAAGACCTCGACACAATGCTCAACCGCCAGTCCGGGCTCAAAGGCCTCGCCGGGAACAACGACATGCGGTCGGTGGTGGAAGCGGCGGAAGCCGGTGACGCCAAGGCCGCGATGGCCCTCGCGGTCGCCTCCTACCGCCTGGCCAAGTACATCGGCGGCTACCACGTGGCGGTCGGCGGCGCGAAGGCCCTCGTCTTCACGGCCGGTATCGGCGAGAATTCGCACCAGTTCCGGGCGCTCGTGGCGGACCGGCTCGGGGCCCTCGGTGTGGAGCTCGACTCCGTCCTGAACCTTGAGCGGTCCAGGGATCCCCGGGTGATTTCCACACCCCGTTCGGCTATCCCCGTGCTCGTAGTGCCGACGGACGAGGAGCGGGCGATCGCGGAGGCGACGGCCGCCGTCGTAAACTCCGGACGCTAG
- the paaK gene encoding phenylacetate--CoA ligase PaaK, protein MTHKTIAAADDAVLDREETMSRDELEALQLSRLQHTLAYAYDRVPLYKRKFDEAGVHPTDLRELSDLAKFPFTTKEDLRLEYPFGMFAVPQHEVARIHASSGTTGRATVVGYTKNDLANWATLVARSLRASGVRPGMKVHNAYGYGLFTGGLGAHSGAETLGCTVIPISGGQTERQITLIQDFKPDAILATPTYLLTIADAMVKQGIDPASTSLRYAVLGAEPWTEEMRHELETVMNIKACDIYGLSEVMGPGVAGEAVETQDGSHIWEDHFRPEIIDAFDPSIVLGDGEHGELVFTSLTKEALPIIRYRTKDLTRLLPGTARPAHRRMGRITGRSDDMIILRGVNLFPSQIEEIALRIPELSPHFQLELTRPEGQRMDQLTIRIERREAVTLEGGAAAARLLSEQIKIHVGSSCAIDVVEPGTLARSNGKLRRIYDLRPKA, encoded by the coding sequence ATGACCCACAAAACCATCGCCGCCGCCGACGACGCCGTCCTGGACCGCGAGGAGACCATGTCCCGCGACGAGCTCGAGGCGCTTCAGCTCAGCCGGCTCCAGCACACGCTCGCCTACGCCTACGACCGCGTCCCGCTGTACAAGCGCAAGTTCGACGAGGCCGGGGTGCACCCGACGGACCTCCGCGAGCTCTCCGATCTGGCCAAGTTCCCGTTCACGACAAAGGAGGACCTCCGCCTGGAGTACCCCTTCGGCATGTTCGCTGTCCCGCAGCACGAGGTGGCCCGTATCCACGCAAGTTCGGGCACCACGGGACGGGCAACTGTCGTCGGGTACACAAAGAATGACCTCGCCAACTGGGCCACCCTCGTGGCCCGTTCGCTGCGGGCCTCCGGCGTGCGCCCCGGCATGAAGGTCCACAACGCCTACGGCTATGGCCTGTTCACCGGCGGCCTGGGTGCCCATTCCGGTGCCGAAACCCTCGGCTGCACGGTCATCCCCATCTCCGGCGGCCAGACCGAACGCCAGATCACGCTCATCCAGGACTTCAAGCCGGACGCCATCCTGGCCACGCCGACATACCTTTTGACCATCGCGGACGCCATGGTCAAGCAGGGCATCGACCCGGCCTCCACGTCCCTGCGATATGCCGTCCTCGGCGCGGAACCCTGGACCGAGGAAATGCGGCACGAACTCGAAACGGTCATGAACATCAAGGCCTGCGACATCTACGGGCTGTCCGAGGTCATGGGGCCCGGTGTCGCGGGCGAGGCCGTGGAAACGCAGGACGGCAGCCACATCTGGGAGGACCATTTCCGCCCGGAGATCATCGACGCCTTTGACCCGTCCATCGTCCTGGGCGACGGCGAACACGGCGAATTGGTCTTCACCTCCCTCACCAAGGAGGCCCTGCCGATCATCCGGTACCGCACCAAGGACCTGACCCGGCTGCTGCCCGGCACCGCCAGGCCGGCCCACCGCCGGATGGGCCGGATCACCGGCCGCAGCGATGACATGATCATCCTGCGCGGCGTGAACCTGTTTCCCTCCCAAATCGAGGAAATCGCCCTGCGCATCCCGGAACTGAGCCCGCACTTCCAGCTCGAGCTCACCCGGCCCGAGGGCCAGCGGATGGACCAACTCACGATCAGGATCGAACGCCGCGAGGCCGTCACGCTTGAGGGCGGCGCGGCGGCGGCCCGCCTCCTCAGCGAACAGATCAAGATCCATGTCGGCTCCTCGTGCGCCATCGATGTTGTGGAACCCGGCACGCTGGCGCGGTCCAACGGCAAACTGCGCCGGATCTACGACCTGCGGCCCAAGGCCTGA
- a CDS encoding peptidoglycan-binding protein, producing MSVEPGMTPLSDEELLAQEGTALPDKEVASVLDLNADLDLGINAAAPIDLAVAANANVAAPIDAAASANILSFGSEAQALSDQGVIINQGITADATAESTQDSTLDQAASAPAGTADTAGTGTADAGSVDGAAGTTAGAGTGGLLPDGTAPDLGALPTDGGLTDAAGAVNGNLLNVNVDLAAQADIAAPINGAVAANANVAAPIDAAVAANIGSIDSNAFAVSQQDAIINQNIEGEATATADQQSDLKQ from the coding sequence ATGAGCGTTGAGCCCGGAATGACCCCATTGAGCGATGAGGAACTGCTGGCACAGGAAGGCACGGCCCTCCCGGACAAGGAAGTCGCCTCGGTCCTGGACCTGAACGCCGACCTGGACCTCGGCATCAACGCCGCTGCCCCGATTGATCTCGCCGTCGCGGCCAACGCGAACGTTGCCGCACCGATCGACGCCGCCGCCTCGGCCAACATCCTTTCCTTCGGTTCCGAGGCCCAGGCACTCTCGGACCAGGGCGTCATCATCAACCAGGGCATCACGGCCGACGCCACCGCGGAATCCACGCAGGACAGCACCCTCGACCAGGCCGCCAGCGCCCCGGCCGGAACCGCTGACACTGCCGGTACCGGCACAGCGGATGCAGGCTCGGTTGACGGTGCCGCGGGCACCACAGCCGGCGCCGGCACCGGCGGACTCCTGCCCGACGGCACCGCCCCGGACCTCGGCGCCCTGCCCACCGACGGCGGACTCACCGACGCTGCCGGCGCGGTCAACGGCAACCTGCTCAACGTCAACGTCGATCTCGCCGCGCAGGCCGACATCGCCGCCCCGATCAACGGAGCCGTGGCCGCCAACGCCAACGTCGCCGCCCCGATCGACGCCGCCGTCGCCGCCAACATCGGCTCGATCGACAGCAACGCGTTCGCCGTCTCCCAGCAGGACGCCATCATTAACCAGAACATCGAGGGCGAAGCTACGGCCACGGCCGACCAGCAGTCCGATCTGAAGCAGTAG